The Cardiocondyla obscurior isolate alpha-2009 linkage group LG05, Cobs3.1, whole genome shotgun sequence genomic sequence acGCGAATGTGACGggcagttttttttatttttttaattttttttattgcaataattacCGCGAAACTTCTCATATTACCTGACACGCGTCTTTTCCCTTTGCATAAGTACATAACTGATTATATGAAACATTCGGATACTGACGACGACACTCTGGGTACGTAATTACGGTCACCGTAATTTTCTGCAAAGTTTTCGACTTCATTCCTCCGAATTCTGTCGTTCCCCAACCTATTCGGTTTCGATCAAACGACGTGAGGGCTCATCATTTAcgcaattgcaaaattatgaaaatttttcgtGTCGAAATATTAGTTAAGTAACACCCGTCGCCACGACATTGCCTTACCTAATAAATCCACGTAACTTCCCGCGAAAGAATCGGACTGATGTTGAAACGGGAGGCAAACCGGTCCGATCTCTTCGctgaaatttataatagaattCACCATCACTATAGCTATGTCATTTTCCAAAGACACGTCTCTGTAAAAGGGATGCACGTAAAATCTAGAGACGGTGTAAAGACGCGAGGCGTTCGTGTCCGCACCTGGaacgtttaaagaaaaaaaaaaaaatagtaaagaCGTACACAAGACATTTTTCATTTaggaaaaatttctttttcgaagATGCATTTTTACCCGTGCTTAGATCGTGATCTCCAACGAGAACGCCAATATCGTTTACGTTTCTGTCAGTCAAACAATGCGCGGCAGTTATTACGTGTCTTTCAGATATAATAGTCGCTCCGCAATATACGTCTATTTCAATAGTATCGACCAGACCGGCCATCATCGGATACTCGTTTACGCCGGTTTCCATACCTCCGACGATCTTAGTCTGTGAATATTTGCAATtagtgaaaatttttttttacgcggacAAATCGAATTATGCTTACCGGCTTTTTCCATCCGCATCTGCAATTTTCGTCACTCGTGTCGTCGATCGCTTGCAACTCGCAAAGAAACTTAACTCCCGACGACCAGAACGAAGTTGATAATTCGACGGTCATAAATTCTCCCGTCGACTCTATGCTGAACGTTTCGTTGCCGCAATAAGAATAATACACCGAGTCGTTCACATACACCGTCAGTTTATCTAAAGCGCATCTAAAATTCTGCAAGAAAAttctgatttttaattatatagttcgatattttatttcgtacgaCTTGAAAAAATTGAATCGCTCTTTTTGGCGCCGATACGAGCCGGCGCTTATGACAATAAATCTTCATTAATTCGATTTCATTCATGTTCGATCGTAATTGCGAGTCTTACCAGCGGTATATTGAAACTATTGCACGTTAATCTAACGCGATAATCGCTTTCTGCGATCCATTTGCAGTACTGCCGGCCGTTAGAAGCGTCGGGATAGTCGGAATTGTATATGTAATAGATAGTACCGGGTTTTAAGCGTTGCGAATAATAACAGCCTTGTTGAAACAGCCCGTTTGACGTTACAAAACAAAATGACAGTTTCAGCGCGAGCAGTCCAACTATAGAAAGCCGATTCATTACTGATACGCTAATAATAGGACAGATTTCCATTAATGCGGACAATAGGCAAAACACAGGCGCATTGtgcgtaatttaaaaataacatattgtCGCGCTCCGAATCATAGTCGCCCACATTTCTCCGCACTCGTTAACACTCTCCGCGCCGCAAGAAATTAAGAACTCGCGCGCGGATTGCAAAAGAACAGGGACCTTTATTTAGGCGAAGGTGATACAAAGAGACACGTAGGTTCCCGTAAAAGCCCCGGGACGGACTGACTGCAGAATCTCTTTTAAAGAACCATCCGCTCCCTATATAGCAACGGGAAATGGTCTAACGGAATCGCGAGATCCTCGTGAGGTCTTTGCTCGAGAGAGCCACCAGCTTCGGGCCGAGCGCGATAAGCTTCAAGCCGGGCGTAACGATATGttcgatttattattacgttcgGTATCACGTTACAcgggaattaaatttaaaaaatatatattttttttaatccgcgtTTCCGCGTACCGTTTTTTATTCCCGCTCGAGGTAAaacgacgtaaaaaaatattcgcgctAGAATTATCTCTAAGGCGATTAAAGTAAAAAGCCGCTTGCGGTCAAATACTCTTAGGAATGAATTATTTTGGGAAGTAAATTATTCACGACGGCGGTGTTGTCGCCAGTGCCATTGCGCAAGCCGGCACGTTTCCTTCTAAAACTGTACGCGAGACCTTTCTATTTCTCCGTCCTCTTAATTTATATAGGTAGACATGCCTCTTTGGCAATCGAAATCTGATTTGCTACCAAATCGTCGTGTAATGAAATCGCATTACACGCATTAGCTCAGGAATAGGCGGTCGTTTGTAAAGAGCCGCATTGCGGCTATTATCATATATTGCAAGTCCCCAAGCAAATGTATAGAGACATGCTACAAGAATGAGTCAAGCTCTCTGCCGAAGTCAATAAACGAGCCGTCGATATCTTTGCAGTCGTGAACTTTCATAAAtcttgtaaatattaaaatagatacgCGGTAGATTAAAAATCGACGAAGTTCGACGAAATAAAGATTGcggataaatctttttttattttagataaaacgTACGGGGTGGTCCTCGGCTAATTACTCTTGTTAATCactcttattaattattactgttacgagcaattttttaaatcgcttAATCGAGCAACGCAGTCGCCCGCGGATTGCACGTGGTTTTGCAAAGTTACGAAATCCACAGGTACCGCTCCTGCGGCCGCGCGGCTGCGAGTTCGTGCAGGAATAAATTGCGGAACATATACGTGTCGGTAGTCAgagcaattttattataaatggcAATTCCCTCCTCTTGTTCCCGGTCTGCGACAAGCGCTTTCAGGCCCCACGTTGAATGaacttgaataaaatatgcgtACGCGCGCACATGTGTGCCGCGGATATTTCATTGATTCGCGCGAACAGCCGTCAACTTGACCCTGTCCCGCAGCGAAAAACTCGAGCTTATTGCCATCTAACCGTTAGCCAGAAACCACTATGGACCTCGGTTTATCTTGCCGATGGCAAGGTAGAACGAGCTCGCTAACAACGTATGCAATACAAAGACGTTCGTGTACATATACGCTCGAGATAGGCTTTCATTATCGTGTGCGTTGATTCTGCTCCAGATGACTTTGATTGACTTTGCAAAAGCAACTGAATAATTTAAAGCACAAGCTCGTTGTTAATCGCAAGAATATCTTGCATGTATAATTTTCCGTTTACGttggtataattatttaatctctaatttttttggagATAATTTTAAGGATTACAAGTGTGAGGTTAATTTGTCGATGTGTAGCGCGATCATCTGTTTCACCGGTACACTTGTAATATAAACAATGAACGTATTATTGTTTGTCTGATCGGCATAGACGTCAATATATGATGATATTCGCGAATGTCGTTCGTTTCATCAAACAAAGTGAGAGAACATTACGTTCGAAGAGAATCGGTTTGACAGTCTACGATTATCCAAGAGCTCTGTTATCGAGTACCGTTGAAATGAGCAAGCCTAAAGTTCTAATTACACGACCAGATATACCCGTTGCGGGCttgaatttattacgtaaacgGTAAGTggcgatttttatttaaattaccaTTTTGCTCGTTACCTCGTCatcaatatatttcatatacaAATTCACATTTGTGACTCAtcttgtttattaaatatttaaaaaaaaagaaagtttttctCGTTTACAGATATCATCTTATAATATGGGATGAACCTAGGCCGATACCACGTaatgaattatatattaaGATCCATGGAGTAGATGCTGTATTTTGTGTATTAACAGATAAGATAGATGACATGATTTTAGAACATGCAGGTCCACAGTTGAAAGTTGTTGCAACAATGTCAGTAGGTGTGGACCATCTAGATATAGTAAacttgaaaaagagaaatattaaaattggtTATACTCCAGATGTTTTAACTGACAGTACTGCAGAGCTGATAATAGCTCTTTTATTAACAACATCGCGGCACGTGTTGCACGCAAACTTAGCAATTTTTAAGTACGTAcgagtatattaaaaatttttaagacattgcttgtaatttataaaactgaaTGCTTTATTACAGAGGTGAATGGACATCTTGGTCACCTACGTGGATGTGTGGCACAGCGTTAGCAAGAAAAACAATAGGAATTGTCGGGCTGGGTAGAATTGGCTTGAGAGTCGCCGAGATACTTAAGAGTTTTAAAGTTAGCAAGATACTGTACACCAGCAGAACTGTCAAACCAGAAGCATCTAAATTTGATGGTGAAAAAGTTGATTTTTCGGTTTTACTTAAGAACAGCGACTTTATTATAGTGACTGTCGCATTGACGCCACAAACCAGATACATGTTTAACGCCTGGGCCTTCAGTCAAATGAAAAATTCGGctatatttataaatgctaGTCGCGGTGATGTGGTGGATCAAACGGCACTAATCGATGCCTTAAAGAATGTTACAATCGCAGCAGCTGGTTTAGATGTTACTTCACCAGAACCGCTGCCATTAGAAAATGAACTTCTACACTTGGATAATTGTGGTACGTAATTAATGTAGACTTTCATAGATTACAGAATGTTAATtctatttaacatttaattgatGTTACTTATTGACATGTGTGTTCTTTTAGTGATTTTACCTCACTTAGGAAGTGCTACTACAGAGACTAGAGAAGAGATGGCTCAAATCACagcgaaaaatattatagcTGTTTTAGATGAAGAACCTGAAAAGATGCCTGCGGAATATGTGACGGTAAATTCTTAATATTGCTGTATAACACGTaagataatttgaaaaattcttgatgaaaatattgtaatatatattttttaaaataatctcatgtaatttattttcagtgattttaaaaatgtacataatgtaaatgattaattttaaaatttaaattttcgagGATATGGAGAGTAGGGTCattttccaaataattatcaattaaatattatacatg encodes the following:
- the LOC139102524 gene encoding venom serine protease 34, whose protein sequence is MEICPIISVSVMNRLSIVGLLALKLSFCFVTSNGLFQQGCYYSQRLKPGTIYYIYNSDYPDASNGRQYCKWIAESDYRVRLTCNSFNIPLNFRCALDKLTVYVNDSVYYSYCGNETFSIESTGEFMTVELSTSFWSSGVKFLCELQAIDDTSDENCRCGWKKPTKIVGGMETGVNEYPMMAGLVDTIEIDVYCGATIISERHVITAAHCLTDRNVNDIGVLVGDHDLSTGADTNASRLYTVSRFYVHPFYRDVSLENDIAIVMVNSIINFSEEIGPVCLPFQHQSDSFAGSYVDLLGWGTTEFGGMKSKTLQKITVTVITYPECRRQYPNVSYNQLCTYAKGKDACQFDSGGPDLWQNPTTKREVLVGIINSGFGCGGDKPGINVRVGTYIDWILAVTPGECTKRKVRCPNKYLFILFL
- the LOC139102864 gene encoding glyoxylate reductase/hydroxypyruvate reductase-like isoform X1; amino-acid sequence: MMIFANVVRFIKQSERTLRSKRIGLTVYDYPRALLSSTVEMSKPKVLITRPDIPVAGLNLLRKRYHLIIWDEPRPIPRNELYIKIHGVDAVFCVLTDKIDDMILEHAGPQLKVVATMSVGVDHLDIVNLKKRNIKIGYTPDVLTDSTAELIIALLLTTSRHVLHANLAIFKGEWTSWSPTWMCGTALARKTIGIVGLGRIGLRVAEILKSFKVSKILYTSRTVKPEASKFDGEKVDFSVLLKNSDFIIVTVALTPQTRYMFNAWAFSQMKNSAIFINASRGDVVDQTALIDALKNVTIAAAGLDVTSPEPLPLENELLHLDNCVILPHLGSATTETREEMAQITAKNIIAVLDEEPEKMPAEYVTVNS
- the LOC139102864 gene encoding glyoxylate reductase/hydroxypyruvate reductase-like isoform X2 — protein: MMIFANVVRFIKQSERTLRSKRIGLTVYDYPRALLSSTVEMSKPKVLITRPDIPVAGLNLLRKRYHLIIWDEPRPIPRNELYIKIHGVDAVFCVLTDKIDDMILEHAGPQLKVVATMSVGVDHLDIVNLKKRNIKIGYTPDVLTDSTAELIIALLLTTSRHVLHANLAIFKGEWTSWSPTWMCGTALARKTIGIVGLGRIGLRVAEILKSFKVSKILYTSRTVKPEASKFDGEKVDFSVLLKNSDFIIVTVALTPQTRYMFNAWAFSQMKNSAIFINASRGDVVDQTALIDALKNVTIAAAGLDVTSPEPLPLENELLHLDNCVILPHLGSATTETREEMAQITAKNIIAVLDEEPEKMPAEYVT